From candidate division WOR-3 bacterium, a single genomic window includes:
- a CDS encoding ABC transporter ATP-binding protein, which produces MHWHGDLELEETKPTGKAGTYIRRLWPFFRPYLGRVVAAGALLLVSTGLGLLGPVLLKRAIDVNIGRSDLRGLAVTSLIYLGIQLVLLVVGYYQQVWLAVVGERGAADLKQALFRHVLDLPMSFFDKTPAGKLISRVESDTEAMKMLFTRTSVVLLQSALMLIGMGIIMGVASLRLFLLVLVLLPPFVVAFWVFQKKVRPVYIQVRRTVAETNNLVSEALKGLPVIQVFCQQRRFAQRMDDLNRLKYKNELKATILWHAVWMLVDFGDVLGMGLVLGFGGAWALNGQLTIGTLFLFVSYITRLFGPLRAISDQINVMQRAFASAERTFQVLDLAPEPAGIAAAGPFRLKEAITCENVDFAYDGQNFVLRDVSMVVRRGEKVALVGETGGGKTSIVNLLMKFYLAQAGRLHCDSEDLATMDKHRLRSAVGFVPQEVVMFPGSVLDNLRLFDDTIPREQVIEAAKRARIHDAIGRFPQGYDTVLTEGGANFSLGERQLLAFARALVRDPEILILDEATSSVDPHTEHLIQEGLEELLKGRTAIIVAHRLATIRMADRVLVVHKGHIAEQGTHEELLTREGIYSRLYRLQYVGEAA; this is translated from the coding sequence ATGCATTGGCACGGTGACCTTGAACTTGAAGAGACCAAGCCGACCGGCAAGGCCGGGACCTACATCCGGCGGCTTTGGCCGTTCTTCCGGCCGTATCTCGGCCGAGTAGTAGCGGCCGGAGCGCTACTCCTGGTTTCGACCGGGCTCGGGCTGCTGGGGCCGGTGCTCCTTAAGCGGGCGATTGACGTCAATATCGGCCGTAGTGATCTGCGCGGCCTGGCCGTTACCTCGCTCATCTACCTCGGCATCCAGCTCGTGCTGTTGGTGGTGGGCTACTACCAGCAGGTCTGGCTTGCCGTGGTCGGTGAGCGTGGTGCGGCCGACCTCAAGCAGGCGTTGTTCCGTCACGTTCTGGACCTGCCGATGTCCTTCTTCGACAAGACCCCGGCCGGCAAGCTGATCTCCCGAGTCGAGAGTGACACAGAGGCCATGAAGATGCTCTTCACGCGGACGTCAGTGGTGCTCCTGCAGAGCGCGCTGATGCTCATCGGCATGGGCATAATCATGGGTGTAGCCAGCCTGCGGTTGTTCCTCCTGGTGCTGGTGCTGCTGCCGCCGTTCGTGGTGGCATTCTGGGTGTTCCAAAAAAAGGTGCGGCCGGTGTACATCCAGGTTCGCCGCACCGTGGCCGAGACGAACAACCTCGTGAGCGAGGCACTCAAGGGTCTGCCGGTGATCCAGGTTTTCTGCCAGCAGCGGCGCTTCGCCCAGCGGATGGACGACCTGAACCGTCTGAAGTACAAGAACGAGCTGAAGGCGACAATCCTGTGGCACGCGGTCTGGATGCTCGTGGACTTCGGCGACGTGCTGGGAATGGGGTTGGTGCTGGGATTCGGCGGAGCCTGGGCGCTCAATGGTCAGCTTACCATCGGTACGCTGTTCCTGTTCGTGTCCTATATCACGCGGCTGTTCGGACCGCTGCGGGCCATCTCCGACCAGATAAACGTGATGCAGCGGGCATTCGCTTCGGCCGAGCGGACGTTCCAGGTCCTTGATCTGGCGCCGGAGCCGGCCGGCATTGCGGCCGCAGGGCCGTTCCGACTGAAAGAGGCGATCACCTGCGAGAACGTCGACTTCGCGTACGATGGCCAGAACTTCGTGCTGAGAGACGTGAGCATGGTCGTGCGCAGAGGGGAGAAGGTCGCACTGGTGGGCGAGACCGGTGGGGGCAAGACGTCGATAGTAAACCTGCTGATGAAGTTCTACCTGGCCCAGGCCGGCCGGCTACACTGTGACTCCGAGGACCTGGCCACGATGGACAAGCACAGGCTTCGTTCGGCAGTCGGCTTCGTTCCCCAGGAAGTTGTGATGTTCCCGGGTTCGGTACTCGACAACCTGCGGCTGTTCGACGACACCATCCCGCGCGAGCAGGTGATCGAGGCGGCGAAGCGGGCGCGGATTCACGATGCAATTGGCAGGTTCCCGCAGGGCTATGACACGGTGCTGACTGAGGGCGGTGCCAACTTCTCGCTGGGCGAGCGGCAGCTCCTGGCATTTGCCCGCGCACTGGTGCGCGACCCGGAGATACTGATTCTCGACGAAGCTACGTCGTCGGTCGACCCGCACACCGAGCATCTGATCCAGGAGGGTCTGGAGGAACTGCTGAAGGGCCGGACCGCGATCATAGTGGCGCACCGGCTGGCTACGAT